A genomic window from Candidatus Pelagisphaera phototrophica includes:
- a CDS encoding M48 family metalloprotease yields the protein MNLKKRLISGFGLLLSIVFLTGCVTEPSALTGEKKSYGYTWQQELEIGKSSDHDLVREMGLYPDESLSNYVTEIGECVLTQSNLRQPDTPEIYRDLKFTFRVMDSPVVNAFALPGGYVYVTRGLLAHLNNEAQLAVVLGHEITHVAARHASQQALKEQWGQIGLVAGAVIGQGITGNERFADQFLGLGGSVFQILNLKYGRDAERESDIYGVEYSAKAGYEVGESAAFFDSLGRISEQSGQSLPTWQSSHPDSGERQNLINQLALEMRQKYGDLKVGETEYLRRIDGLVVGENPRQGFVLRGKFYHPALDFQFSIPEGWRVKNEAGRVTLVDRLGKGVIILSGEEGDTPEVAARSFVASSKVQPIRLEPSRLGGSPGYVVEGVVFTSNGPVFMRNRFFSHRRSVFSFLSYASVEEIDIYRPAFDQVTGSFGRVQDRAIRNLQPARLYVVSADRETEFDSYLSTELPWGFENIELAIMNQVNLKDKVRKGQKLKLVSQ from the coding sequence ATGAACTTGAAAAAGAGACTGATTTCGGGATTTGGTTTGTTGCTATCCATTGTATTCCTGACAGGTTGTGTTACGGAACCAAGTGCATTGACCGGTGAGAAAAAAAGCTACGGCTACACTTGGCAGCAAGAGCTAGAAATTGGAAAGTCAAGCGACCATGACCTAGTTCGTGAAATGGGACTGTATCCTGATGAATCGCTTTCAAATTACGTCACTGAGATAGGGGAATGCGTCCTGACGCAGAGCAACTTAAGACAGCCCGATACGCCTGAAATCTACCGGGATTTGAAATTTACTTTTCGAGTGATGGATAGTCCGGTGGTGAACGCTTTCGCATTGCCGGGTGGCTACGTGTACGTGACGAGAGGACTGCTGGCCCACTTGAACAATGAAGCCCAGTTGGCGGTTGTTCTTGGGCATGAAATTACTCACGTCGCAGCCCGTCATGCGTCCCAGCAAGCACTCAAAGAACAATGGGGTCAAATTGGCTTGGTCGCAGGCGCGGTGATTGGGCAAGGGATTACTGGGAATGAGCGTTTCGCCGACCAGTTTTTAGGATTGGGTGGAAGTGTGTTTCAGATACTGAATCTCAAGTATGGAAGAGACGCCGAGCGGGAGTCTGATATTTACGGAGTCGAATATTCGGCAAAAGCCGGCTACGAGGTAGGTGAGTCTGCCGCCTTCTTTGATTCGCTTGGCCGTATCTCGGAACAGTCTGGTCAGAGCCTTCCCACTTGGCAGTCAAGCCACCCGGATTCGGGTGAGCGGCAAAATTTGATTAATCAGCTCGCATTAGAGATGAGGCAGAAATACGGAGATTTAAAAGTGGGAGAGACAGAATACTTGAGGCGGATCGATGGTCTCGTTGTCGGTGAAAACCCACGACAGGGCTTTGTATTGAGGGGCAAGTTCTATCACCCGGCTCTGGATTTCCAGTTCAGCATTCCTGAAGGTTGGCGGGTCAAGAATGAAGCGGGCAGGGTTACTCTGGTTGACCGTCTGGGGAAAGGAGTCATAATACTTAGTGGGGAAGAAGGGGATACGCCCGAAGTGGCTGCACGAAGTTTTGTGGCATCGTCGAAGGTTCAGCCGATCCGCTTAGAACCCTCACGATTAGGAGGCAGTCCAGGGTATGTAGTCGAAGGCGTAGTGTTTACGTCGAACGGACCCGTTTTTATGAGAAACCGTTTCTTCTCTCACCGTCGGAGCGTATTCAGTTTTTTAAGTTATGCGTCGGTTGAGGAAATTGATATTTATCGCCCCGCTTTCGATCAAGTTACAGGGAGTTTTGGCCGGGTCCAGGATAGGGCGATTCGAAACCTGCAACCTGCCCGCCTGTATGTTGTATCCGCTGACAGGGAAACGGAATTCGATTCCTATCTTTCAACCGAGCTGCCCTGGGGATTCGAGAACATAGAACTTGCTATTATGAATCAGGTGAATCTAAAAGACAAAGTTCGCAAAGGCCAAAAGCTAAAGCTAGTTTCGCAGTAG
- a CDS encoding arylsulfatase: MALRKLSSLLLFLAFSFLAHADGRPNIILIMVDDMGWSDIGCYGGEVDTPNLDQLAAEGMRFTQFYNNAKCTTTRASIVTGLWPRPEGDLLKTNMVTLGEVLGDAGYATALSGKWHLGNSETTHPFHRGFQEYYGLLDGCCNFFNPLQPDPKYKGGRIRKFGHNNQPVKSFPENYYTTDAFTDHAIETIRKTALADPDRPFFHHITYTAPHYPLHAKPEDIAKYKGKFMMGWEKMREQRYERQLAMGLIDRERYQLTPTDSDAYDWEIADQEFEDHRMAVYAAMVDSVDQNIGRLLQALRELKVDDNTLICFLSDNGGCAEEPGGRNPEERNAGPIDDYVAVGPSWGWAQNAPFRRHKSWLQEGGANTPMIAWWPGKIKAGSITEQTGHIVDFMATFIEMADATYPNKRNGETILPLEGKSLLSVFAGGKRSGHGYMAWEWSGNKAYREGDMKVVWDKLVKEWELYDLSTDRTESVNLAKSQPETTHRLIKAWHDWAARTGTRIR; encoded by the coding sequence ATGGCACTCCGAAAACTCTCATCACTTCTTCTCTTCTTAGCTTTCTCCTTTCTCGCCCACGCCGACGGTCGCCCCAACATCATCCTCATAATGGTTGACGATATGGGATGGAGCGACATCGGTTGCTATGGAGGGGAAGTCGACACACCCAACTTGGACCAACTCGCGGCCGAGGGCATGCGGTTTACGCAGTTCTACAATAATGCGAAGTGCACCACCACTCGCGCATCGATTGTCACAGGTCTTTGGCCCAGGCCAGAAGGTGATCTTCTAAAAACAAACATGGTTACGCTCGGAGAAGTTCTCGGCGATGCCGGATACGCGACCGCACTCTCAGGAAAATGGCACTTGGGAAACAGCGAAACCACTCACCCTTTCCATCGTGGCTTCCAAGAGTATTATGGACTCCTCGATGGCTGCTGCAATTTCTTTAACCCTCTACAGCCCGATCCAAAATACAAGGGCGGACGCATACGCAAATTTGGGCATAACAATCAACCGGTGAAGTCGTTCCCAGAAAACTACTACACTACCGATGCATTTACCGATCATGCCATAGAAACGATTCGAAAGACCGCGTTGGCCGATCCCGACCGCCCCTTCTTCCATCACATCACTTACACCGCCCCCCACTATCCCCTTCACGCCAAGCCTGAGGACATCGCTAAATACAAGGGTAAATTCATGATGGGATGGGAAAAGATGCGAGAACAACGGTATGAACGTCAGCTAGCGATGGGACTGATAGATCGAGAACGTTACCAACTCACACCCACTGACTCGGATGCCTATGACTGGGAGATCGCTGATCAGGAATTTGAAGACCATCGTATGGCGGTGTACGCAGCGATGGTCGATAGCGTTGACCAGAATATCGGTCGCCTCCTTCAAGCTCTGAGAGAGCTCAAGGTCGACGACAATACGCTTATCTGTTTCCTGTCGGACAATGGTGGCTGCGCCGAAGAACCTGGCGGTCGCAATCCAGAGGAACGTAATGCCGGTCCTATCGACGATTACGTCGCTGTGGGGCCTTCATGGGGATGGGCTCAAAATGCCCCCTTTCGGCGGCACAAAAGCTGGCTACAGGAAGGTGGGGCCAACACGCCCATGATCGCCTGGTGGCCCGGAAAAATTAAAGCAGGATCGATTACCGAGCAGACGGGGCACATCGTCGATTTCATGGCGACTTTTATCGAAATGGCTGATGCGACGTATCCAAATAAACGCAACGGCGAAACTATTCTTCCGCTCGAAGGAAAATCTCTCCTTTCCGTATTTGCTGGGGGGAAGCGTTCCGGACACGGATACATGGCTTGGGAATGGAGTGGTAATAAGGCGTATCGCGAAGGCGACATGAAAGTCGTGTGGGATAAGCTCGTCAAAGAATGGGAACTCTACGACCTTTCAACCGACCGGACGGAAAGCGTTAACCTCGCCAAGTCACAACCTGAAACCACACACCGACTCATCAAAGCATGGCACGACTGGGCGGCACGAACCGGGACTCGCATCAGATAG
- a CDS encoding FecR family protein, protein MNKQLIGQGEWEELLDKAISGRLTEYEAKELNTLLKSEQSRIDDYIRFVDMHGSLYQEPLLAVAGGADKMIDFGTIKSVEARKETVQFWKRFAAAASVAALVAFSLNLWQVLPESNSEGFERTDYIGIMTGLKNGGDNERHFVGQGLQRGPFRLESGKAQVRLDNGVELSIRGPVEFDIFGLDHIAVVTGRMTANVPPQAIGFRIDTPDMEVVDLGTEFALKVDSSGKSRLHVLEGEVEARLKKGLNNENYPLIIAKDRLEELDRSPSYLEKVYDPVSFAPSPVRDELILATGGMVHSLQDAPRDLRHGRFKHDYIMLFPERLDYELSESLPVNLTEPGTYRFISKSAIEDYLKTATDKQKDREKLVESSLVQGEIPASTKVNSYLVHFDASEKRGKIHKARGRIRFSKRILGVILHGPNLNDSDALVGNPSTVYENNTGRRTENDLVRLSSDRHQVFLDFEVNGFIDQARIIVEADIDPSELALND, encoded by the coding sequence ATGAATAAACAACTAATAGGACAAGGCGAATGGGAAGAGCTTCTTGACAAAGCCATCTCTGGCCGGTTGACGGAGTACGAGGCGAAAGAGCTCAATACGCTACTCAAGTCAGAACAAAGTCGTATCGACGATTATATCCGCTTCGTCGATATGCACGGATCACTCTATCAGGAGCCGTTGCTGGCCGTCGCGGGCGGGGCGGATAAGATGATCGACTTTGGAACCATCAAGTCTGTCGAGGCGAGAAAGGAAACCGTTCAATTTTGGAAACGTTTTGCAGCGGCGGCATCCGTTGCAGCCTTGGTGGCTTTTTCTCTGAATCTTTGGCAGGTATTGCCAGAATCGAATTCGGAGGGATTTGAAAGGACTGATTATATTGGCATCATGACTGGCCTGAAAAATGGTGGCGACAATGAGAGGCACTTCGTAGGTCAAGGACTGCAACGCGGGCCCTTCAGGCTCGAAAGCGGCAAGGCGCAGGTGCGATTAGACAATGGAGTTGAGCTCTCCATTCGCGGGCCAGTAGAGTTTGATATCTTTGGGCTCGACCACATTGCGGTGGTTACGGGTCGGATGACGGCAAATGTTCCTCCCCAAGCAATTGGGTTTCGTATCGATACTCCGGATATGGAGGTAGTGGACCTAGGGACCGAGTTCGCCTTGAAGGTTGATAGTTCTGGCAAGTCGCGCTTGCACGTTTTAGAAGGCGAAGTAGAAGCCCGGTTGAAAAAGGGGCTGAATAATGAGAACTATCCCCTGATTATAGCGAAAGACAGGCTTGAGGAGCTCGACCGGAGTCCTTCGTACCTAGAGAAGGTCTATGACCCTGTATCGTTTGCGCCCTCACCGGTACGAGACGAATTAATACTAGCTACGGGCGGTATGGTTCATAGTTTACAGGATGCGCCACGAGATTTGCGGCATGGGCGGTTCAAGCATGACTATATTATGCTTTTCCCAGAGCGTTTGGATTACGAGCTTTCAGAATCTCTGCCGGTCAATCTTACGGAGCCGGGAACCTACCGATTTATCAGCAAGTCCGCCATTGAAGATTATCTGAAGACGGCAACTGACAAACAAAAAGACCGTGAAAAGCTCGTAGAATCTTCGTTGGTGCAGGGAGAAATTCCGGCGAGTACGAAGGTAAATAGTTACCTGGTTCATTTTGATGCTTCTGAAAAGAGAGGGAAAATCCATAAGGCAAGAGGGCGTATACGTTTCAGTAAGCGCATTCTAGGAGTGATCCTGCATGGACCGAACTTGAACGACAGCGACGCATTAGTAGGCAACCCGAGCACTGTTTACGAAAACAATACCGGGCGCCGTACGGAAAACGACCTGGTCCGGCTTTCATCGGACCGCCATCAAGTGTTCTTGGACTTTGAGGTCAATGGGTTTATCGACCAGGCACGCATTATCGTGGAAGCCGACATCGACCCTTCTGAACTCGCCTTGAACGACTAG
- a CDS encoding sulfatase-like hydrolase/transferase, which yields MKISLLAFGAAISLSTIACADHDHPNLVIIMTDDQGYADVGFNGCEDIPTPNIDRIAHEGVRFTNGYVTYSVCSPSRAGLITGRYQGRFGHRRNPTLNPFDENAGLPLEEENMAEILKKIDYHTGYVGKWHLGTHPKFRPNARGFDEFYGFESGGHRYFPEDLTYQRIEDVDRKGAWYNTKLLRNDRRVETDEYLTDEFSHEAVDFINKNQEKPFLLFLSYNAPHTPMQASQKYLDRFTHIENKLRRTYAAMVSAVDDGVGRVLDTLAEADLEEDTLVFFLSDNGGAGNNGSINRPLRDSKGTIYEGGQRVPFAFRWTGTIQPGSDYHEPVSSMDILGTIAGLTRVEIAADRPLDGVNLVPYITGKDEGSPHTALFWQMFDKDHAVVRVGNDKFIGLNKQDTIELYDLSRDKAESQNLAKAQPEKLRQLQETLDAWTSQLEPARFDPLGTWNPPGPAK from the coding sequence ATGAAAATTTCGTTACTAGCTTTCGGTGCCGCTATTTCTCTAAGCACAATCGCCTGTGCTGATCATGATCATCCCAATCTCGTCATCATAATGACCGACGACCAAGGATACGCTGATGTCGGCTTCAATGGGTGCGAGGACATTCCCACTCCGAACATCGATCGAATCGCCCACGAGGGCGTCCGGTTCACCAATGGTTACGTCACCTATTCCGTTTGTTCCCCCAGTCGGGCAGGTTTGATCACTGGACGGTACCAGGGTCGATTTGGACACCGACGAAATCCGACCCTTAATCCCTTTGATGAAAACGCCGGCCTGCCCCTTGAGGAAGAGAACATGGCCGAGATTCTAAAGAAGATCGACTACCACACGGGGTACGTGGGCAAATGGCACCTAGGGACACATCCTAAGTTCAGACCAAATGCACGCGGGTTTGACGAGTTTTACGGCTTTGAATCCGGTGGGCACCGATATTTCCCCGAGGATCTCACGTATCAGAGAATCGAGGACGTGGATAGAAAAGGAGCGTGGTACAACACCAAACTTCTTCGTAACGATCGTCGTGTTGAAACAGATGAGTACCTAACCGATGAATTTTCGCACGAGGCGGTAGACTTTATAAACAAGAACCAAGAAAAGCCCTTCCTCCTCTTTCTGAGCTACAACGCACCGCATACCCCCATGCAGGCCAGCCAAAAGTATCTAGATCGTTTTACCCACATCGAAAACAAGCTTCGACGCACCTACGCGGCTATGGTGAGTGCGGTCGACGACGGCGTGGGCCGCGTTCTCGACACATTAGCGGAAGCCGACCTGGAAGAGGATACTCTCGTGTTTTTCCTTTCGGACAATGGTGGCGCAGGTAACAACGGTTCGATCAACCGTCCACTTCGAGACAGTAAAGGCACCATCTACGAAGGGGGCCAACGCGTGCCTTTCGCTTTTCGATGGACCGGAACCATTCAACCAGGAAGCGACTATCACGAGCCAGTTAGCTCGATGGATATCCTTGGCACCATTGCCGGTTTGACTCGCGTGGAAATAGCGGCAGATCGCCCGCTCGACGGCGTGAATCTGGTCCCATATATCACCGGCAAAGACGAGGGATCGCCACATACCGCTCTCTTTTGGCAAATGTTCGACAAAGACCATGCCGTGGTCCGTGTAGGTAACGACAAGTTCATCGGTCTAAACAAGCAGGACACAATTGAACTGTATGACCTTTCTCGCGACAAGGCTGAGTCTCAGAACCTGGCAAAGGCACAGCCCGAAAAGCTCCGCCAACTGCAGGAAACTCTAGACGCATGGACTTCTCAACTCGAGCCCGCCCGATTCGACCCGCTCGGCACCTGGAATCCTCCTGGACCCGCCAAATAG
- a CDS encoding sigma-70 family RNA polymerase sigma factor, whose translation MTDTEKLNPQSRFIQLFTSHEKQIYRYILSLMPHSQDAQDVLQETAIALYNKIEDYDPTRPFAPWAFRFAYHMTLKHREKSSRWHRFLDEELMKEIASRQSMLVPELDQRRGYLKECLAEVPKNKRVMLTDYYFEDETVDVIAVSQGKSVEATYKALQRVRKTLMHCIEGKMQVRGLNA comes from the coding sequence GTGACAGACACTGAAAAACTAAATCCGCAAAGCCGCTTCATTCAGCTTTTTACTTCCCATGAAAAGCAGATTTATCGGTACATTTTATCGTTGATGCCCCATTCGCAGGATGCTCAAGATGTTTTGCAAGAGACTGCAATCGCCTTGTACAACAAGATTGAAGACTATGATCCCACGCGTCCCTTTGCTCCTTGGGCCTTCCGGTTCGCGTATCACATGACGTTGAAACACCGGGAAAAGTCGAGCCGCTGGCATCGATTCCTGGATGAGGAATTAATGAAGGAAATCGCCTCCCGCCAGTCTATGCTGGTGCCTGAGTTGGACCAGAGGCGTGGTTACCTGAAGGAGTGTCTAGCAGAAGTACCCAAAAATAAGCGGGTAATGCTTACAGACTATTATTTCGAAGATGAGACCGTTGATGTAATTGCCGTTTCACAGGGCAAATCAGTGGAAGCCACTTACAAGGCTTTGCAACGGGTTCGTAAGACATTGATGCATTGTATCGAAGGGAAAATGCAAGTGAGAGGGTTGAACGCCTAA
- a CDS encoding alpha/beta hydrolase-fold protein: MEKHPILRTLLAVLAYVAISVGAVAEEVGANGIRSHRLESLFQGSETTVRVLLPDDYNANYRYRVLYVLPVVAKDDRRFGDGLLEVQKHNLHNAHRLICVSPEFTEMSWFANHASDPALSDETHFLNVVLPLVDESYATIATNKGRLLVGFSKSGWGALSLLLRNPDLFHRATGWDTGIRVDTGPIEEADRQDRIDRIWGTRANFERYRLSSLIKTRGKLLGEEARIFYFNTSGRRAKGGAILHHLMVEREIPHRYVFEPKIPHRWDSGWMPEAVAFLVAN, encoded by the coding sequence ATGGAAAAACACCCAATACTAAGAACGCTCCTCGCTGTACTGGCATACGTCGCCATTAGCGTCGGAGCTGTCGCTGAAGAAGTCGGTGCAAACGGAATACGCTCTCATCGATTAGAGTCGCTTTTTCAAGGGAGCGAGACGACGGTTCGCGTGCTACTACCGGACGACTACAATGCGAATTATCGCTATCGAGTGCTCTATGTGCTGCCGGTTGTCGCCAAAGACGACCGTCGCTTCGGGGACGGACTGCTAGAGGTTCAAAAGCACAATCTCCACAACGCCCATCGCCTGATTTGCGTATCGCCGGAGTTCACGGAAATGTCCTGGTTCGCCAATCATGCAAGCGATCCAGCTCTAAGCGACGAGACCCATTTTTTGAACGTCGTGCTTCCGCTTGTGGACGAGTCATACGCCACGATCGCGACGAATAAGGGTCGCCTGCTGGTCGGATTCAGCAAATCGGGATGGGGAGCGCTTTCCCTGCTGTTGCGCAACCCGGATTTGTTTCATCGAGCAACAGGTTGGGATACGGGAATTCGAGTGGACACCGGACCGATTGAGGAGGCGGACCGGCAGGATCGAATTGACCGCATCTGGGGCACTCGTGCTAATTTTGAGCGATATCGGCTGTCCTCTTTGATAAAGACCCGTGGAAAGTTGTTGGGCGAAGAAGCACGTATTTTCTACTTCAATACCAGTGGTAGGCGAGCGAAAGGGGGCGCCATCCTTCATCATTTAATGGTCGAACGTGAAATTCCACACCGCTATGTTTTCGAGCCCAAAATTCCTCATCGTTGGGACAGCGGCTGGATGCCCGAAGCGGTGGCCTTTTTAGTTGCAAACTAG
- the dnaX gene encoding DNA polymerase III subunit gamma/tau — translation MSTTGYQVIARKWRPQKFDDLVGQDHVVRTLRNAIEQNRIAHAYLFVGPRGTGKTTTARLFAKCLNCESGPRADPPEDSEICQSIMNGSCMDVLEIDGASNNGVEQVRDLREDAQYSPSQGKYKIYIIDEVHMLSTQAFNALLKILEEPPEHVKFVFATTEAHKVLPTIVSRCQRFDLKPIPENLIKDRLAYICEQEGISAEDTALQAIARMADGGMRDSQSILDQMIAFCGESIAEQDVLQVYGLVGAEQTADLATAIATGDHIKILELVDSFDSSGRDFFRALVDLQARVREALLEAVKAGGTGSSLGEPMTTESLTRLLDSLRQSESALKFGLNEKVNFEVALLKASEECRARAIDGLIRELSGIAAGLPEEKKKP, via the coding sequence ATGTCAACCACTGGATATCAGGTCATTGCCCGCAAGTGGCGCCCGCAGAAATTCGATGATCTCGTCGGGCAGGACCATGTAGTCCGGACGCTCCGAAATGCGATCGAGCAAAACCGGATAGCCCATGCCTATTTATTCGTAGGTCCAAGGGGTACTGGAAAAACGACTACGGCTAGATTGTTCGCGAAGTGCCTGAATTGCGAAAGCGGCCCCCGAGCGGATCCACCGGAGGATTCGGAGATCTGCCAATCCATCATGAACGGTTCCTGCATGGACGTGTTGGAGATTGACGGTGCGTCGAACAATGGCGTGGAGCAGGTACGGGACCTGCGCGAAGACGCCCAGTACTCGCCCAGTCAAGGGAAGTACAAGATTTACATAATCGATGAGGTTCACATGCTATCGACGCAGGCGTTCAATGCCTTGCTGAAAATTTTGGAAGAGCCACCGGAGCATGTGAAATTCGTGTTTGCGACGACGGAGGCTCACAAAGTCTTGCCGACAATCGTATCTCGCTGCCAACGTTTTGACCTGAAGCCGATCCCGGAAAACCTGATCAAAGATCGCTTGGCCTATATTTGCGAGCAGGAGGGAATATCCGCTGAGGATACGGCATTGCAGGCGATTGCTCGCATGGCAGATGGCGGGATGCGCGATTCCCAGTCCATCCTGGACCAGATGATTGCGTTTTGCGGGGAGTCTATCGCGGAGCAAGATGTCCTGCAGGTCTATGGATTGGTGGGAGCGGAGCAGACCGCAGACTTGGCAACCGCGATTGCCACGGGCGATCACATAAAGATTCTGGAGCTGGTGGATTCATTCGATTCTTCGGGGCGGGATTTCTTTCGAGCTTTGGTCGATTTGCAAGCTCGCGTGCGAGAAGCCCTCCTAGAGGCCGTTAAGGCCGGTGGTACTGGATCGTCGCTCGGTGAACCCATGACAACGGAGTCGCTTACCCGATTGTTAGACAGCCTTCGTCAAAGTGAAAGCGCCTTGAAGTTTGGACTGAACGAAAAGGTGAATTTCGAGGTAGCGTTGCTGAAGGCCTCCGAAGAATGTCGTGCCCGAGCCATTGATGGTCTCATTCGCGAGCTTTCGGGAATCGCAGCTGGGCTGCCTGAGGAAAAAAAAAAGCCTTAA
- a CDS encoding tetratricopeptide repeat protein: MNPSDKADLLFNKVLSYANGYRELGMFKESLEELSHLPKALSDRIKALQMRLAVYFDAKDWPAAECVAKEITLREPNDPGHFVNLAFATRRTKSIHEANAILLNAVNRFPNVSLVHYNLGCYACISGDLETAKDRLVKSISLDPAYLDTAKSDEDLVALTDWLQNLEIA; the protein is encoded by the coding sequence ATGAATCCGAGCGACAAGGCAGACCTATTATTCAACAAAGTCCTTTCCTACGCTAACGGATATCGCGAGCTCGGGATGTTCAAAGAGTCCCTAGAGGAGCTTTCCCATCTCCCCAAAGCACTTTCTGATCGAATCAAGGCGCTCCAGATGAGACTTGCGGTCTACTTCGATGCAAAGGATTGGCCGGCCGCCGAGTGCGTCGCCAAGGAAATCACTCTCAGAGAGCCAAATGATCCGGGTCACTTCGTAAACCTCGCATTTGCCACCCGACGAACTAAATCGATACATGAAGCAAATGCGATTTTGCTAAACGCGGTCAACCGCTTTCCAAATGTGTCCCTCGTACATTACAATCTAGGCTGCTATGCCTGCATATCCGGCGATCTCGAAACGGCGAAGGATCGCCTCGTTAAATCTATATCTCTGGATCCCGCCTATCTCGATACCGCCAAATCCGATGAAGATCTGGTTGCACTCACTGATTGGCTGCAGAATCTAGAAATCGCTTAA
- a CDS encoding sulfatase family protein, with protein MKHYTPFLLLLSFFSIPILADPPHAASLSRPNILLIIADDASRNSMSVYGSTYVKTPNFDRIANEGLLFTNAYNCNPKCAPARACLVTGRYSWQLEEATNHNPFLSDKWVFYPYLLEEDGYFVGFTGKGWGPGVFKGVHRGRDQFLTPENPAGHPYNEKTLKAPYRGIGRGDYAGNFELFLDKKPDDQPFCFWLGTKEPHRGYEKDSWKKDGRDLDDIVVQDFYPDNETIRGDLADYAIEVEWFDTHIGRALAALEERSMLENTLVIATSDHGMPFPRIKGQIYDEGFRVPLAARWGAKIKPGRVVTDFVTFPDVAPTIMDAVGLDPHDQMTGSSFLYALLSEKEGRIDTSRDHTLLGKERHDTGRVDGDVFSVGYPARALRDDRFLYVRNFKPHRWPVGNPEYGYTNTDGSPTKSYLTNLDEGHPDYRYFEWSFGKRPAEELYDIVEDPHCLANLATSPEYRDVKEAMRVRMEKGLTAQEDPRILGKGEIFDRYPNSRIDPQRKTYNNPDYDPVKDFERWKNTQY; from the coding sequence ATGAAGCACTATACTCCGTTTCTTCTCCTTTTATCATTCTTTTCTATTCCTATTTTAGCGGACCCGCCACATGCGGCGAGCCTGTCCAGACCGAATATTCTCCTCATCATCGCGGACGATGCATCCCGGAACAGCATGAGCGTTTATGGCAGCACCTACGTTAAGACTCCGAATTTCGATCGAATCGCTAATGAAGGGCTGCTCTTTACCAATGCGTACAATTGCAATCCGAAGTGCGCTCCCGCTCGGGCCTGTTTGGTAACGGGAAGGTATTCATGGCAGCTGGAGGAGGCGACTAATCATAATCCATTCTTATCGGATAAATGGGTCTTCTATCCGTACTTGCTCGAGGAGGACGGGTACTTTGTTGGCTTTACCGGCAAAGGCTGGGGACCGGGCGTTTTCAAAGGAGTGCACCGGGGTCGCGACCAGTTTTTGACGCCCGAAAACCCAGCGGGGCATCCTTACAATGAAAAGACGCTCAAGGCTCCGTATCGGGGCATTGGAAGAGGCGATTACGCTGGAAACTTTGAGCTCTTCCTAGACAAGAAACCAGACGATCAGCCCTTTTGTTTTTGGCTTGGCACCAAAGAGCCACATCGAGGCTATGAAAAGGATTCGTGGAAAAAGGACGGCCGCGATTTGGATGATATAGTTGTACAGGATTTTTATCCAGACAACGAAACAATTCGTGGTGACTTGGCCGACTACGCCATCGAGGTGGAATGGTTCGATACGCACATTGGTCGGGCGCTTGCCGCGCTCGAAGAACGTAGCATGCTGGAAAACACTCTGGTCATCGCGACGTCGGACCACGGGATGCCATTTCCCCGAATAAAGGGTCAGATCTATGACGAGGGTTTCCGGGTCCCACTCGCAGCGCGTTGGGGAGCGAAAATAAAGCCGGGTCGCGTTGTGACGGATTTCGTCACGTTTCCTGATGTGGCCCCAACGATCATGGATGCTGTGGGGCTAGACCCGCACGATCAAATGACGGGATCTAGCTTCCTCTACGCACTGTTGAGCGAGAAGGAAGGACGCATCGACACCAGTCGCGATCATACTTTGCTTGGCAAAGAGCGACACGATACAGGTCGGGTTGACGGCGATGTCTTTTCGGTCGGCTACCCGGCAAGAGCATTACGTGACGACCGGTTTCTGTATGTTCGCAATTTCAAGCCACATCGATGGCCTGTAGGGAATCCGGAATACGGATACACGAATACGGACGGATCTCCTACTAAGAGCTATTTGACGAACCTGGATGAAGGGCATCCGGACTACCGGTACTTCGAATGGTCGTTTGGCAAACGCCCTGCAGAAGAGCTCTATGATATCGTGGAGGATCCCCACTGCCTTGCGAATTTGGCAACTTCGCCTGAATATCGGGACGTCAAGGAGGCAATGCGGGTCCGAATGGAGAAAGGATTGACTGCCCAAGAGGACCCGAGGATACTGGGTAAAGGCGAGATATTCGATCGTTATCCAAATAGCCGGATTGATCCACAACGAAAGACCTACAATAACCCCGACTATGATCCAGTGAAGGACTTCGAAAGATGGAAAAACACCCAATACTAA